From the genome of Malus domestica chromosome 04, GDT2T_hap1, one region includes:
- the LOC103443539 gene encoding F-box protein At3g07870-like, which yields MKKTKACCRHPPSSSDGSLKLEVNEEEEHDHKPYILQLPDDVTVQIFCKLPIKTLVECNRTCKSWRRLLSDPQFTEDLFSRTPDCLLFNELNHPKWKGQFLVDFDRASNRNQVVLKRFSKIIYPNVKAKVLEYSLVGSCNGFLCYRESLVYPAMTEVHRFYLSNPVTGESLTLPTPTEPAKRDCLGFGFSPISNLYKVVRIMSPFEGSCDVMVLKVGSGIWRKTGESFDSFHGNSLGVYLNGFLYWIAQSHNRDRPVLYAYGIPVSPSAGAPFLCAFDVERECFQQLPLPPCCLHLTVAQLKLGVLKGSLFLILRSTPSMIEIWVMKESWTKEHEFTYSSKFCVTDILKFTKEGKIWFTHENRLWAYTPKMIVRFDLDGLPSNLSEGFLHIPNFTPLWPSLLNRNQVKQESDKESE from the coding sequence ATGAAGAAAACTAAAGCGTGCTGCAGGCACCCACCAAGCAGCAGCGACGGATCCCTGAAACTAGAAgttaatgaagaagaagagcacGATCATAAACCCTACATCCTTCAGTTACCAGACGATGTAACAGTGCAGATCTTCTGCAAACTCCCAATCAAAACGCTCGTCGAGTGCAACCGTACATGCAAGTCCTGGCGTCGTTTGCTATCGGACCCTCAGTTCACAGAAGACCTATTTTCACGAACGCCGGATTGCCTTTTGTTCAACGAACTGAATCACCCCAAATGGAAAGGCCAGTTTCTGGTCGACTTCGACAGGGCTTCAAACCGAAACCAGGTCGTGCTCAAGCGCTTCAGTAAAATCATCTACCCAAATGTCAAAGCTAAAGTACTTGAATATTCCCTTGTGGGTTCGTGCAACGGCTTCCTCTGCTACCGCGAATCTCTCGTGTACCCTGCGATGACAGAGGTCCATCGTTTTTACTTGTCTAATCCTGTCACCGGTGAGTCTTTAACTCTTCCAACACCTACCGAACCTGCAAAGAGAGATtgtttagggtttgggtttagTCCCATTAGCAACCTCTATAAAGTAGTCCGGATTATGAGTCCGTTTGAAGGATCTTGTGATGTAATGGTTTTGAAAGTTGGCTCTGGGATTTGGAGAAAAACTGGAGAATCCTTCGACAGTTTCCATGGAAATTCTCTTGGGGTTTATCTCAATGGATTTCTTTATTGGATTGCTCAAAGTCATAACAGGGACCGTCCCGTTCTATATGCATATGGCATCCCTGTTTCTCCAAGTGCAGGTGCTCCCTTTCTATGTGCATTTGACGTCGAAAGAGAGTGCTTCCAACAGTTACCACTACCGCCTTGCTGTTTGCATCTGACAGTTGCTCAGCTCAAGCTCGGAGTCCTCAAAGGTAGTCTCTTCCTAATTCTTAGATCAACACCTAGTATGATTGAGATTTGGGTGATGAAGGAGTCTTGGACTAAAGAGCATGAGTTCACATACTCTTCTAAGTTTTGTGTTACTGATATATTGAAATTCACAAAGGAAGGGAAGATCTGGTTTACGCATGAGAATCGATTGTGGGCTTATACTCCTAAGATGATTGTAAGATTTGACCTTGATGGTTTACCTTCAAATCTTTCAGAAGGATTTCTCCATATTCCCAACTTCACACCGCTTTGGCCATCTTTACTAAACAGGAATCAGGTCAAGCAGGAAAGCGACAAGGAATCAGAATGA
- the LOC103443403 gene encoding probable acyl-activating enzyme 16, chloroplastic: MLSSSAASANQIGATFSLRPNLLLASSSDCGGALQFLFSSYSFRSRCVFLRTWHGRRGGFLPNRGFRVFCESKLQTEELQIRRYSPFLESAFLNRNGASVSDEWQAVPDIWRSSAERYGDRVALTDPYHDPPSSMTYKQLEEEILDFSEGLRVVGVKPEDKIALFANNSCRWLVADQGIMATGAINVVRGSRSSVEELLQIYDHSESVALAVDSPELFNQIAEAFSSKVVTKFVILLWGEKSSLASEEKTPVFNYKEILDLGRESRKSMLDFNDARGKYTYETINSDDVATLVYTSGTTGNPKGVMLTHRNLLHQIKNLWDVVPAEAGDRFLSMLPPWHAYERACEYFTLTYGIEQVYTTVRNLKEDLLQYQPNFIISVPLVYETLYSGIQKQISMSSTARKFIALTFIRISLAYMELKRIYEGTYLTRNQKQPSYLASLYDWLWARVVAAILWPLHMLGKKLVYTKIHSAVGISKAGISGGGSLPSHVDKFFEAIGVKVQNGYGLTETSPVIAARRPNNNVLGSVGPPIRHTEFKVVDLETGEVLPPGSSGIINVRGPQVMKGYYKNPAATKQVLDEDGWLSTGDIGWIAPHHSTGRSRRCGGVIVLEGRAKDTIVLSTGENVEPVELEEAAMRSSLIQQIVVVGQDQRRLGAIIVPNKEEVLLAAKKLSIVDVNASELSMDKMKNLVYEDLRRWTTGCSFQIGPILIVDEPFTIDSGLMTPTMKIRRDRVVAQFKEQINNLYK, encoded by the exons ATGCTTTCTTCATCTGCTGCTTCTGCAAATCAAATTGGCGCCACCTTTTCCTTGAGGCCCAACTTGTTGTTGGCAAGCTCTTCTGATTGTGGGGGTGCCCTTCAATTCCTGTTTTCTAGCTACAGTTTCAGAAGCAGATGTGTTTTTCTTCGAACATGGCATGGAAGGCGAGGTGGGTTTCTTCCGAATCGCGGGTTTCGAGTGTTTTGCGAATCAAAG TTACAGACAGAGGAACTGCAGATAAGAAGGTATTCACCATTTCTAGAAAGTGCGTTCCTAAACAGGAATGGTGCTTCTGTATCTGATGAGTGGCAGGCAGTTCCTGACATTTGGAGATCTTCAGCCGAGAGATATGGTGATCGTGTAGCATTGACAGATCCATACCATGACCCGCCTTCAAGCATGACTTATAAACAg CTGGAAGAGGAAATTTTGGATTTCTCTGAAGGCCTAAGAGTTGTTGGAGTAAAGCCTGAAGACAAAATTGCACTTTTTGCCAATAATTCATGTCGTTGGCTTGTAGCAGATCAGG GTATAATGGCTACTGGAGCTATCAATGTGGTAAGAGGTTCAAGGTCTTCAGTGGAAGAGTTGTTACAAATATATGATCACTCTGAAAG TGTCGCACTTGCCGTGGACAGTCCTGAATTGTTCAATCAGATCGCAGAAGCATTCTCTTCCAAGGTTGTCACGAAATTTGTAATTCTGCTTTGGGGGGAGAAGTCAAGCCTGGCCAGTGAAGAGAAGACTCCTGTTTTTAACTACAAGGAGATTCTGGATCTGGGTCGAGAGAGTCGTAAGAGTATGCTCGACTTTAATGATGCCC GGGGAAAGTATACATATGAAACTATCAACTCAGATGATGTAGCTACACTAGTATATACAAGCGGAACAACTGGGAACCCGAAAGGTGTCATGCTAACTCATCGAAATCTGTTGCATCAG ATAAAAAACCTATGGGATGTTGTGCCTGCTGAAGCTGGGGACAGATTTCTCAGCATGCTTCCACCTTGGCATGCCTATGAACGAGCTTGTGAGTATTTCACATTGACGTACGGAATCGAGCAAGTATACACAACTGTCAGGAACTTGAAG GAGGATTTGCTACAGTAtcaaccaaatttcataatttctgtTCCTTTAGTGTATGAGACACTTTACAG TGGGATTCAGAAACAGATCTCTATGAGCTCTACTGCTCGTAAGTTTATTGCACTTACATTCATAAGGATCAGTTTGGCATACATGGAGTTAAAGAGGATTTACGAG GGAACATATTTGACAAGGAACCAGAAGCAACCATCTTATCTTGCTTCACTGTATGATTGGCTATGGGCAAGAGTTGTTGCTGCGATATTATGGCCTTTGCATATGTTGGGAAAGAAGCTTGTCTATACTAAAATTCATTCTGCTGTCGGAATATCAAAG GCTGGTATTAGCGGAGGAGGTAGCTTGCCATCACATGTTGATAAGTTTTTTGAG GCAATTGGTGTGAAAGTGCAAAATGGATATGGTTTAACAGAGACTTCTCCAGTTATTGCTGCTCGCCGGCCAAACAATAAT GTTCTTGGTTCAGTTGGGCCTCCAATTCGACATACCGAGTTCAAAGTTGTTGATTTGGAAACTGGTGAAGTTCTCCCACCAGGATCAAGTGGCATTATAAATGTTCGGGGCCCACAAGTGATGAAAGGATACTATAAG AATCCAGCGGCTACAAAGCAAGTACTAGATGAGGATGGTTGGCTGAGTACTGGAGATATTGGTTGGATTGCTCCTCACCACTCAACAGGGCGAAGTCGTCGTTGTGGAGGTGTTATTGTCCTGGAAGGACGCGCAAAGGATACTATAGTCCTTTCAACAG GTGAAAATGTTGAACCAGTGGAGCTTGAGGAAGCTGCCATGAGAAGTAGTCTAATTCAACAAATTGTTGTGGTCGGCCAG GATCAACGACGACTTGGGGCAATAATTGTTCCAAACAAAGAAGAGGTTTTACTTGCAGCCAAAAAGTTGTCCATTGTAGATGTTAATGCCTCTGAGCTCAGTATGGATAAAATGAAAAACTTGGTATATGAAGATTTAAGAAGATG GACTACAGGGTGTTCGTTTCAAATTGGACCGATTTTGATTGTGGATGAACCCTTCACG ATTGATAGTGGACTAATGACTCCAACTATGAAAATTCGAAGGGACCGAGTCGTAGCTCAGTTCAAGGAGCAAATAAATAACCTGTACAAGTAA
- the LOC103443540 gene encoding probable glucan endo-1,3-beta-glucosidase A6, translating into MAPFLFFLFPLLGLSFAEISSKIGINYGRLGNNLPSANRSIELLKAMNAGRVKLYDADLEILKLLSGTNLQVSIMVPNNEISTIASDQTKADEWVRNNVLPYYPETMIRYLLIGNEVLSYNSSDQDRQMWYDLVPAMSKIKSSLKSQNITNIKVGTPLAMDALQSTFPPSKATFRADISDTVMAPMLRFLNRTRSFFFIDVYPFFPWSSNPGNISLDFALFKGNSTMEYTDPGTGLVYTNLLDQMLDSLIFAMTKLGYPNIRLLITETGWPSSGDIEQPGANIHNAATYNRNLIHRMVAKPPLGTPARPGVVIPTFIFSLFDENQKTGPGTERHWGLLHADGTPIYDVDLTGMRVLEDYEPLPEEQNNRPYKGAVWCVVAKGVSVNDEELGSAVNNACIAGNASGTCDALSPGKECYEPVSLTWHASFAFSSYWAKFRSQGATCHFNGLAEQTSLDPSHGSCKFPSVIF; encoded by the exons ATGGcacctttccttttctttctcttccctCTCCTTGGTCTTTCAT TTGCAGAGATCTCAAGCAAAATTGGCATAAACTATGGGCGGCTAGGCAACAATTTGCCGTCTGCAAACCGGTCTATCGAGCTCCTCAAGGCCATGAACGCAGGGCGTGTGAAACTCTATGACGCAGACCTGGAAATCCTAAAACTCTTATCTGGAACGAATCTCCAAGTCTCAATTATGGTCCCAAACAATGAAATCTCAACCATTGCATCAGATCAAACCAAAGCCGATGAATGGGTCCGAAACAATGTCCTCCCCTATTACCCCGAAACCATGATCCGGTACCTCCTCATAGGCAATGAAGTCCTTAGTTACAACTCCTCGGACCAAGATCGCCAAATGTGGTACGATCTAGTCCCTGCCATGAGTAAAATTAAGTCCTCCCTCAAATCACAAAACATCACAAACATCAAAGTAGGTACCCCATTGGCCATGGATGCGTTGCAATCAACATTTCCACCATCAAAAGCCACGTTTCGGGCTGATATATCCGATACGGTCATGGCCCCGATGCTGAGATTCTTGAACCGGACCAGGTCCTTTTTTTTCATTGATGTGTACCCTTTTTTCCCATGGTCTTCAAACCCTGGCAACATTAGCCTAGACTTCGCATTATTTAAAGGAAACAGTACCATGGAGTACACTGACCCGGGAACTGGGTTGGTCTACACTAACCTCCTAGACCAAATGCTTGATTCATTGATCTTTGCCATGACCAAGCTTGGGTACCCCAACATCCGGCTCCTGATCACGGAAACCGGCTGGCCTAGTTCTGGGGACATTGAACAACCCGGTGCTAATATACACAATGCCGCCACATATAACCGCAATTTGATACACAGAATGGTTGCAAAACCACCTCTTGGAACACCAGCTAGGCCTGGTGTTGTCATACCtacattcatattttcattGTTTGATGAAAATCAAAAGACAGGACCAGGGACGGAGAGGCACTGGGGCTTGTTGCATGCTGATGGAACTCCCATTTATGACGTTGACTTGACAGGCATG CGGGTGTTGGAGGACTACGAGCCCTTGCCGGAGGAGCAAAACAACAGGCCATACAAGGGCGCGGTGTGGTGCGTGGTGGCGAAGGGTGTGAGTGTGAATGACGAAGAACTGGGGTCGGCTGTAAACAATGCGTGCATTGCAGGGAATGCCAGTGGGACGTGTGACGCTCTTTCACCAGGAAAGGAGTGTTATGAACCGGTTTCGTTGACTTGGCATGCGAGCTTTGCTTTCAGCTCGTACTGGGCCAAGTTTAGGAGTCAGGGAGCTACTTGCCATTTCAATGGGCTGGCTGAGCAAACATCTCTGGACccaa GTCATGGATCTTGCAAGTTCCCAAGTGTGATTTTTTGA